The Planococcus halocryophilus nucleotide sequence ACAACAGCACTCCACTTCCAATGGAAGGAGCGATTAAAGGCACCAAATTACCGATGACCATTAACAATGCAAACAAACGTGTCAATTCGGGCCCTTGACTAACATCCCTCACTATTGCCCGGGAAATAACGAGACCGCCAGAAGCTGCAAGGCCTTGTACAAAACGTAAAAATACAAATATGTAGATGTTTGGAGCAAATATACAAGCGATCGATGCGCCGATATAAGCCATTAAAGAAATTAATAAGGGTTTGCGTCTGCCATGCATATCACTCAGAGCACCTGCAACCAATTGCCCTATTGCTAATCCCAACAAACATGCTGTGAGACTTAATTGAACAGAGCTGGCGTTTGTTTTATAGACATCTGCTAAAATCGGGAACGCTGGTAAATACATATCAATCGTAAACGGAACTAAAGTAGTCAAAGCACCCACCAATAAAATAAAATGAGTGCGTGTAAGACCAGTGGAACTTTTCAAAATTTCTACACCTTCTTTTCTATCATCACTTATCTATAAAGCCGAATAAGAGCTGAAGTAAACTTCATAACTAAAAAACCCGCAACTATCAGTTTATCACAATGGATAAGCTGACAGCTACGGGTTAAAATAATGCAATTAACTAGATGTTATTTTACTTCCACAGTCCAACCAAGTGTATCTTCAATTTTTCCTGTTTGGATTCCTGTAATAGTATCATAAATCTTTTGTGACAATTCACCAATTTCGTGGTTGTTAATAATCATTTTCTTGCCTTTCCAGTTCAGCTCGCCAACTGGAGAAATAACGGCTGCTGTACCAGTGCCAAAAACTTCTTCCACTTGACCGGCTTCGAAAGCTTCGAAAAGCTCATCAACTGAAATGCGTCTTTCTGTCACGGATATTCCCCAAGTGCCAAGTAATTCAATAATCGACATACGCGTAATACCTTTTAGGATACTGCCATTCAATTCAGGTGTCACGACTTCTCCGTTAATTTTAAAGAAGATGTTCATGCTTCCAACTTCTTCGATGTATTTTTTCTCAACACCGTCTAACCAAAGAACATCCGCATTGCCTTCTTTTTTAGCATTGGCTTGCGCTTGGTAACCAGAAGAATAGTTCCCTGCTGTTTTAGCCATACCCGTTCCGCCTTTTACGGCACGCGTGAATTTATCTTCTACATGAATAACAACCGGCTTAAGACCGCCCGGGAAATAAGATCCTACTGGCGATAAAATAACCATGTATTTATACGTTTGAGATGGTCCAACTGCAAGATTCGCATCTGTTGAGATGATGTAAGGGCGGATATAAAGAGACGTTCCAGGTGTTTTTGGAACCCAGTCTTTTTCAAGTTTGATCAGTTCAGTCAAATGCTCTAATGCTAATTTCTCATCAATTGGCGGAATGCTCAAACGTTCGCTTGAAAGATTTAAGCGTTCAAAGTTTTCTTCCGGGCGGAACAATAAAACCCGTCCATCTTCTGTACGATACGCTTTCATGCCTTCAAAAACAGTTTGCCCATAGTGGAAAATCATCGCTGCAGGGTCTAAACTAATCGGTCCATAAGGTACAATTTTTGGGTCATACCAGCCTTTTTCTGTTTCGTATTCTAAGACATACATATGATCTGTAAATGTAGTCCCGAATGGTACTTGGTCTTTTACTGGTTTTTCTTTTTTGTTCGTATTTTCAAGAACCTCTAGCTGGTATGTAGTCATCGTCAGGACTCCTTTTATAAAAATAATTTTAATTATCAGTCATATGAATAATTATACACACATATTAGGTGCTTTAAAAGCTTAGCGAGTCTATAATTCAAAAATCACGATAAAAGACCTGTTCTTTTCCAAAAAAAAGATCATT carries:
- a CDS encoding branched-chain amino acid aminotransferase, whose amino-acid sequence is MTTYQLEVLENTNKKEKPVKDQVPFGTTFTDHMYVLEYETEKGWYDPKIVPYGPISLDPAAMIFHYGQTVFEGMKAYRTEDGRVLLFRPEENFERLNLSSERLSIPPIDEKLALEHLTELIKLEKDWVPKTPGTSLYIRPYIISTDANLAVGPSQTYKYMVILSPVGSYFPGGLKPVVIHVEDKFTRAVKGGTGMAKTAGNYSSGYQAQANAKKEGNADVLWLDGVEKKYIEEVGSMNIFFKINGEVVTPELNGSILKGITRMSIIELLGTWGISVTERRISVDELFEAFEAGQVEEVFGTGTAAVISPVGELNWKGKKMIINNHEIGELSQKIYDTITGIQTGKIEDTLGWTVEVK